Proteins encoded within one genomic window of Micromonospora halotolerans:
- a CDS encoding putative bifunctional diguanylate cyclase/phosphodiesterase encodes MTRTLARDNGTDRRLRLLVGLVVFTAGVSTLVSIRLIDSHGLVTENNLTRAVALTFLVAVAATVNVRIRIRATTHGISWTDAATVVGLAIAPVPWVIVATGLGVAIARAITRLTPIKLAFGIAKEMTLAAAGGLVLVAAGWTWPWSGSIGRSLPALVLAYLTVVVLDELLMFPVLAFATGTPILNRFRQQLDLRLASVLARFSVVLSTLLILRINPTFLVVVPPLVLSLHLANSSRVRSRAEREAWQRLARTTDALNVVDLDQVLTTAVTQATELFSADEVDIELREEGRLVRGAGGAITLRGPAGTPSAIEGSVLTTRLEGHDQTADIGVLRLRFTGPVKLSEREQYTLRTFASALCTAVRNAQAYAELARIADEHAYAATHDALTGLSNRRHLLDEGTEQLTNRHADGVTALVLIDLNHFKEVNDTLGHGAGDRVLIQVADRLRGAARSDDLVARLGGDEFAVLLRGLPAPAVAAHRAEALLAALHEPLDLDGMRISVEASGGIAVAPANGGMPELLRRADVAMYQAKRAGQRVATYAPTRDTADLGRLTLGGELPRAVADHEFIVNFQPIVDLGSGEVIGAEALARWHHPTHGMIDPLRFLEAVERSGLLPAFAEAILDQALIAAGSWRDAGFDLPVSVNVSPRSLLDARFPGAVLARLRAHDLPPDRLVLELTETLTLSQLDVVDRVLSRLRDSGVRLALDDFGTGYSSLSLLSRIPVHELKIDRSFVTAMESAAEAAAVIRSTLDLGRSLGLTVVAEGVESEPQRRALWELGCAAGQGHLFARPLPSGALLAALQRGAGGRPGALAPPLHDAGSVIRLPGRRTGGGRNRTATP; translated from the coding sequence GTGACTCGCACCCTTGCACGCGACAATGGGACCGATCGGCGGCTACGGCTGCTAGTCGGTCTCGTCGTGTTTACCGCCGGGGTCTCGACGCTGGTCAGCATCCGACTGATTGACAGCCACGGCCTGGTGACCGAGAACAACCTCACCCGGGCCGTCGCACTCACGTTTCTGGTCGCCGTCGCGGCGACCGTCAATGTCCGCATCCGCATCCGCGCCACCACCCACGGCATCTCCTGGACGGACGCCGCGACGGTCGTCGGTCTGGCGATCGCCCCCGTACCGTGGGTGATCGTCGCCACCGGTCTCGGCGTCGCGATCGCCCGAGCGATCACCCGGCTGACCCCCATCAAACTGGCCTTCGGCATCGCCAAGGAGATGACGCTGGCCGCCGCTGGCGGACTGGTCCTGGTCGCCGCCGGCTGGACCTGGCCGTGGTCCGGGTCGATCGGCCGCTCGCTGCCCGCCCTGGTGCTGGCCTACCTGACCGTTGTGGTGCTCGACGAGCTGCTCATGTTCCCGGTCCTCGCGTTCGCCACCGGGACACCCATCCTCAACCGCTTCCGGCAGCAACTCGACCTCCGGTTGGCGAGCGTGCTCGCCCGCTTCTCGGTGGTCCTGTCCACCCTGCTCATCCTCCGGATCAACCCGACCTTCCTGGTGGTCGTCCCGCCCCTCGTCCTGAGCCTGCACCTGGCCAACTCCAGCCGGGTGCGCAGCCGGGCCGAACGGGAGGCCTGGCAGCGCCTGGCCCGCACCACCGACGCGCTGAACGTGGTCGACCTCGACCAGGTGCTCACCACCGCGGTCACCCAGGCCACCGAGCTCTTCTCCGCCGACGAGGTCGACATCGAGCTGCGCGAGGAGGGGCGGCTGGTCCGGGGGGCCGGCGGGGCCATCACCCTCCGGGGACCGGCCGGCACGCCCAGCGCGATCGAGGGTTCGGTGCTCACCACCCGCCTGGAAGGGCACGACCAGACCGCCGACATCGGGGTGCTGCGGCTGCGGTTCACGGGGCCGGTCAAGCTGTCCGAACGGGAGCAGTACACCCTGCGCACCTTCGCCTCGGCGCTCTGCACGGCCGTCCGCAACGCCCAGGCGTACGCCGAGCTGGCCCGGATCGCCGACGAGCACGCGTACGCCGCCACCCACGACGCGCTCACCGGGCTCTCCAACCGGCGGCACCTGCTCGACGAGGGCACCGAGCAGCTCACCAACCGGCACGCCGACGGCGTCACCGCCCTGGTGCTGATCGACCTCAACCACTTCAAGGAGGTCAACGACACCCTCGGGCACGGCGCCGGCGACCGGGTGCTGATCCAGGTCGCCGACCGGCTGCGCGGCGCGGCCCGCTCCGACGACCTGGTGGCCCGCCTCGGCGGCGACGAGTTCGCCGTGCTGCTGCGGGGCCTGCCCGCCCCGGCGGTCGCCGCGCACCGGGCCGAGGCCCTGCTGGCCGCGCTGCACGAGCCGCTCGACCTGGACGGCATGCGGATCAGCGTGGAGGCCAGCGGCGGCATCGCGGTAGCCCCGGCCAACGGCGGCATGCCCGAGCTGCTGCGCCGCGCCGACGTGGCGATGTACCAGGCCAAGCGGGCCGGCCAGCGGGTCGCCACGTACGCACCGACCCGCGACACCGCCGACCTGGGCCGGCTCACCCTCGGCGGCGAGCTGCCCCGGGCGGTCGCCGACCACGAGTTCATCGTCAACTTCCAGCCGATCGTCGACCTGGGCAGCGGCGAGGTGATCGGCGCGGAGGCGCTGGCCCGCTGGCACCACCCCACGCACGGCATGATCGACCCGCTGCGCTTCCTGGAGGCGGTCGAGCGCTCCGGGCTGCTGCCCGCGTTCGCCGAGGCGATCCTCGACCAGGCGCTGATCGCCGCCGGCTCCTGGCGGGACGCCGGCTTCGACCTGCCGGTCTCGGTGAACGTGTCACCGCGCAGCCTCCTCGACGCCCGCTTCCCCGGCGCGGTGCTGGCCCGGCTCCGGGCGCACGACCTGCCGCCGGACCGGCTGGTGCTGGAGCTGACCGAGACCCTGACGCTCAGTCAGCTCGACGTCGTCGACCGGGTGCTCAGCCGGCTCCGCGACTCCGGCGTACGGCTGGCGCTGGACGACTTCGGCACCGGCTACTCCTCGCTCTCGCTGCTCTCCCGGATCCCCGTGCACGAGCTGAAGATCGACCGGAGCTTCGTCACCGCGATGGAGAGCGCCGCCGAGGCCGCCGCGGTGATCCGCTCCACCCTGGACCTGGGCCGCAGCCTCGGCCTGACCGTGGTGGCCGAGGGCGTGGAGAGCGAGCCGCAGCGG
- a CDS encoding AfsR/SARP family transcriptional regulator — protein sequence MDVRLLGAPEAWWGPTQVSLGTPKQQLVLAMLALHAGRVVTIDSLVDELWTDRLAP from the coding sequence GTGGACGTCCGGCTCCTGGGGGCTCCGGAGGCCTGGTGGGGGCCGACCCAGGTCTCGCTGGGCACACCGAAGCAGCAGCTCGTCCTGGCGATGCTCGCCCTGCACGCCGGGCGGGTCGTCACGATCGACTCGCTCGTCGACGAGCTGTGGACGGATAGGCTCGCGCCGTGA
- the moaC gene encoding cyclic pyranopterin monophosphate synthase MoaC yields the protein MTEPAQLTHVDPAGAARMVDVSAKAISGRLAVAAGRLRTTAEVVDLLRRDGLPKGDALAVGRLAGIMGAKRTPDLIPLCHPIALHGVTVDLRLTDDTVEITATARTADRTGVEMEALTAVAVAGLALVDMVKAVDPAASVDAVRVLRKEGGKTGEWVRPEDRP from the coding sequence GTGACCGAACCCGCGCAGCTCACCCACGTCGACCCGGCCGGCGCGGCCCGGATGGTCGACGTCTCCGCCAAGGCGATCTCCGGCCGGCTCGCGGTCGCCGCCGGCCGGCTCCGCACCACCGCCGAGGTGGTGGATCTGCTGCGCCGCGACGGGCTGCCCAAGGGTGACGCCCTGGCCGTCGGCCGGCTCGCCGGGATCATGGGAGCCAAGCGCACACCCGACCTGATCCCACTCTGCCACCCCATCGCCCTGCACGGTGTCACCGTCGACCTGCGCCTCACCGACGACACGGTCGAGATCACCGCCACGGCGAGGACCGCCGACCGGACGGGCGTCGAGATGGAGGCGCTCACCGCGGTGGCCGTCGCCGGGCTCGCCCTGGTCGACATGGTCAAGGCGGTGGACCCGGCGGCCTCGGTCGACGCGGTCCGGGTGCTGCGCAAGGAGGGCGGCAAGACCGGCGAGTGGGTCCGCCCGGAGGACCGGCCGTGA
- a CDS encoding MogA/MoaB family molybdenum cofactor biosynthesis protein: MIRARVIVASNRAAAGVYADTSGPLLVAGLRELGCEADEPVVVPDGEPVGAALRAARDEGVDVVLTSGGTGVTPTDRTPEVTRPLLDYEIPGIAEAIRAHSRGAVPTAALSRGLAGVAGRMLIVNLPGSRGGAKDGLAVLGPILRHTVDQLRGGDH; encoded by the coding sequence GTGATCCGGGCCCGGGTGATCGTCGCCTCCAACCGGGCGGCCGCCGGGGTCTACGCGGACACCAGCGGCCCGCTGCTCGTCGCCGGCCTGCGCGAGCTGGGCTGCGAGGCCGACGAGCCGGTCGTGGTGCCCGACGGCGAGCCGGTCGGCGCGGCGCTGCGGGCGGCCCGCGACGAGGGCGTCGACGTGGTGCTGACCAGCGGCGGCACCGGTGTCACACCGACCGACCGCACCCCCGAGGTGACCCGCCCGCTGCTCGACTACGAGATTCCCGGCATCGCCGAGGCGATCCGGGCGCACAGCCGGGGCGCCGTGCCGACGGCCGCGCTGTCCCGCGGGCTGGCCGGGGTGGCCGGCCGGATGCTGATCGTCAACCTGCCCGGGTCGCGGGGCGGGGCGAAGGACGGGTTGGCGGTGCTCGGGCCGATCCTGCGGCACACCGTCGACCAGCTCCGCGGCGGCGACCACTGA
- a CDS encoding molybdopterin molybdotransferase MoeA yields MSTETAAAAAGVAAPPPAGWEEARSRVYAVGLAAALPTVGRPLADADGHTLAEPLTTRTDLPAFPTSSVDGWAVRGDGPWQVVGRVLAGQTPPPLEAAGSTVEIATGAMVPEGTTAILRIEESTRTADGRVAGTPRPAPEWRQPGEEAYAGEELLPAGTPVDPAVIGLAASCGHDTLLVRRRPRAALLVFGDELLTAGPPGAGRVRDALGPAVPAWLRRYGCQVRPADVVGPVADTLPAHVAALRAALADADLVCTTGGTMHGPVDHLHPTLETLGADYVVNTVAVRPGFPMLLARLVDGDGRVRFVAGLPGNPQSAIVALVSLVAPLLAGLQGRPMPVLPQVTLAEPVPGRGDHTHLALVRWDRVAGTAHPVRHVGSAMLRGLAGADGFAMIRPGTSGAAGDRVPLVPLPLTPGERAW; encoded by the coding sequence ATGAGCACGGAAACCGCAGCCGCCGCGGCCGGGGTCGCCGCGCCGCCACCTGCCGGGTGGGAGGAGGCCCGCTCCCGGGTGTACGCGGTGGGTCTCGCCGCCGCGCTCCCCACGGTCGGCCGGCCGCTCGCCGACGCCGACGGGCACACCCTGGCCGAGCCGCTGACGACGCGTACCGACCTGCCCGCGTTCCCGACCTCCAGCGTGGACGGCTGGGCGGTGCGCGGGGACGGCCCGTGGCAGGTGGTCGGCCGGGTGCTCGCGGGGCAGACCCCGCCCCCGCTGGAGGCCGCCGGCAGCACGGTGGAGATCGCCACCGGCGCCATGGTCCCCGAGGGCACGACGGCGATCCTCCGGATCGAGGAGTCGACCCGCACGGCCGACGGCCGGGTGGCAGGAACGCCCCGTCCGGCACCGGAGTGGCGGCAGCCGGGCGAGGAGGCGTACGCCGGGGAGGAGCTGCTGCCCGCCGGCACGCCCGTCGACCCGGCGGTGATCGGCCTGGCCGCCTCCTGCGGGCACGACACCCTGCTGGTCCGCCGCCGGCCGCGCGCCGCGCTGCTGGTCTTCGGTGACGAGCTGCTGACCGCGGGCCCACCGGGGGCCGGCCGGGTCCGCGACGCGCTCGGCCCGGCGGTGCCCGCCTGGCTGCGCCGGTACGGCTGCCAGGTGCGCCCGGCCGACGTGGTCGGTCCGGTGGCGGACACCCTCCCCGCCCACGTGGCCGCGCTGCGCGCCGCGCTCGCCGACGCCGATCTGGTCTGCACGACGGGTGGCACCATGCACGGCCCGGTCGACCACCTGCACCCGACGCTGGAGACGCTCGGCGCCGACTACGTGGTGAACACCGTGGCGGTCCGGCCGGGCTTCCCGATGCTGCTGGCCCGGCTGGTGGACGGCGACGGCCGGGTGCGCTTCGTGGCCGGCCTGCCGGGCAACCCGCAGTCCGCGATCGTCGCGCTGGTGTCGCTGGTCGCGCCGCTGCTCGCCGGCCTGCAGGGCCGGCCGATGCCGGTGCTGCCGCAGGTCACCCTGGCCGAGCCGGTACCGGGCCGGGGCGACCACACCCACCTCGCCCTGGTGCGGTGGGACCGGGTGGCCGGCACCGCGCACCCGGTCCGCCACGTCGGCTCGGCGATGCTGCGCGGCCTGGCCGGCGCGGACGGCTTCGCGATGATCCGGCCGGGCACCAGCGGCGCGGCGGGCGACCGGGTGCCGCTCGTACCGCTGCCGCTGACCCCCGGGGAGCGGGCATGGTGA
- a CDS encoding molybdenum cofactor biosynthesis protein MoaE, whose amino-acid sequence MVSARSVDGVVLGAVTDRPLDLAAHEAAVADRRAGAVVSFQGVVRDHDHGRTVMLLEYEGHPTAEAVLREVAAEIAADPDVYAVAVSHRIGPLEIGDVALVAAVSTAHRAAAFAACARLVDEVKARLPIWKRQVFSDGTEEWVNCP is encoded by the coding sequence ATGGTGAGCGCGAGGAGTGTGGACGGCGTGGTGCTCGGCGCGGTGACCGACCGGCCGCTGGACCTGGCCGCGCACGAGGCCGCGGTCGCCGACCGTCGGGCCGGCGCGGTGGTCTCGTTCCAGGGCGTGGTCCGCGACCACGACCACGGCCGGACGGTCATGCTGCTGGAGTACGAGGGCCATCCGACCGCCGAGGCCGTGCTGCGCGAGGTGGCGGCCGAGATCGCCGCCGACCCCGACGTGTACGCGGTGGCCGTGTCGCACCGGATCGGCCCGCTGGAGATCGGCGATGTGGCCCTGGTGGCGGCGGTCAGCACCGCGCACCGGGCGGCGGCCTTCGCGGCCTGCGCGCGACTGGTCGACGAGGTGAAGGCGCGGCTGCCGATCTGGAAGCGGCAGGTGTTCTCCGACGGCACCGAGGAGTGGGTGAACTGCCCCTGA
- a CDS encoding glycosyltransferase 87 family protein — MPTTVGRRTDRLAPVQRVTRGVDRRTVVRTGIVAAVAYAAWLAIGAFGRPYNFFDMKIYHGAVVWWANGNELYDFIAPSTTLGFTYPPFAALAMLPMSWLPIDAAGGLNALASIAALAVVLAALLRPIVDRLGWSLWFTVGIATPLAVAIEPSRETLGYGQVNLLLFALIMADLVGLRWRARRGTHHETADSALARFVYSGTWAGVGIGLATAVKLTPALFLAYLVITRQWRAALTAVGTTIGVTLATFWLVGAETRTYFTDVLWQTERVGAADMTANQSLAGLLARLYDSIETPGLLWLAFAVLMLALGLSRAASARADGDELTAFTLVGLTANVVSPISWSHHLVWVIPAIIVLADAAVRRREASRGVLPRAAGAPPATGVPALRPPIWYPTLTGLRHGVGALGLYLLFLISPIWPYEHQLPEVSHYQDGLFGALMENSLAVALIVLVAALPWRPGAEPAFYHDRLARVAQPAGRR, encoded by the coding sequence ATGCCGACGACAGTCGGTAGACGGACGGACCGCCTCGCTCCCGTCCAACGCGTCACGCGCGGAGTCGACCGCCGGACCGTCGTGCGGACCGGCATCGTGGCCGCCGTCGCCTACGCCGCCTGGCTCGCGATCGGCGCCTTCGGGCGGCCGTACAACTTCTTCGACATGAAGATCTACCACGGTGCCGTGGTGTGGTGGGCGAACGGCAACGAGCTGTACGACTTCATCGCCCCGTCCACCACCCTGGGCTTCACCTACCCGCCGTTCGCCGCCCTGGCCATGCTGCCGATGTCCTGGCTGCCGATCGACGCCGCGGGCGGGCTCAACGCCCTGGCCAGCATCGCGGCCCTCGCCGTCGTGCTGGCCGCGCTGCTGCGCCCCATCGTCGACCGGCTGGGCTGGTCGCTCTGGTTCACCGTCGGCATCGCCACCCCGCTGGCCGTGGCCATCGAGCCGTCCCGGGAGACCCTCGGCTACGGCCAGGTCAACCTGCTGCTCTTCGCGCTGATCATGGCGGACCTGGTCGGCCTGCGCTGGCGGGCCCGGCGCGGCACCCACCACGAGACCGCCGACTCGGCGCTGGCCCGGTTCGTCTACAGCGGCACCTGGGCCGGGGTCGGCATCGGGCTGGCCACCGCGGTCAAGCTCACTCCGGCGCTGTTCCTGGCCTATCTCGTGATCACCCGGCAGTGGCGGGCCGCGCTGACCGCCGTCGGCACCACCATCGGCGTGACCCTCGCGACGTTCTGGCTGGTCGGCGCGGAGACCCGGACGTACTTCACCGACGTGCTCTGGCAGACCGAGCGGGTCGGCGCGGCGGACATGACCGCCAACCAGTCCCTCGCCGGCCTGCTGGCCCGGCTATACGACTCGATCGAGACGCCCGGCCTGCTCTGGCTGGCCTTCGCGGTGCTGATGCTGGCGCTCGGGCTGTCCCGGGCGGCCAGTGCCCGCGCCGACGGCGACGAGCTGACCGCGTTCACGCTGGTCGGGCTCACCGCCAACGTGGTCAGCCCGATCTCCTGGTCGCACCACCTGGTCTGGGTCATCCCGGCGATCATCGTGCTGGCCGACGCCGCCGTACGCCGCCGCGAAGCCAGCCGCGGCGTGCTGCCCCGGGCCGCCGGCGCGCCGCCGGCCACCGGGGTGCCGGCGCTGCGACCGCCGATCTGGTACCCGACCCTGACCGGGCTCCGGCACGGGGTCGGCGCGCTCGGGCTCTACCTGCTCTTCCTGATCTCGCCCATCTGGCCGTACGAGCATCAGCTGCCCGAGGTGTCCCACTACCAGGACGGCCTGTTCGGCGCGCTCATGGAGAACTCGCTGGCCGTCGCCCTGATCGTGCTGGTCGCGGCCCTGCCCTGGCGCCCCGGCGCGGAGCCGGCCTTCTACCACGACCGGCTCGCCAGGGTGGCGCAGCCCGCCGGCCGGCGCTGA
- a CDS encoding DoxX family protein yields the protein MKPVRSLARVMLSGIFVVSGARNLRNPGRLVPAAQPITDKVTPLLQNINPRIPTDTATLVRANSATQLVAGLMLATGRFTRPAALVLAATLVPTTAAGHPFWNTDDPAARNNNQIHFLKNLGLFGGLLLAAADTEGKPGLRWRTGHRIDHSRRSVKRAVRTARREAKIAVRSAATARRIPG from the coding sequence ATGAAGCCCGTGCGCTCCCTCGCCCGCGTCATGTTGAGCGGCATCTTCGTGGTCAGCGGCGCCCGCAACCTGCGGAACCCGGGACGGCTGGTCCCGGCCGCCCAGCCGATCACCGACAAGGTCACGCCGCTGCTCCAGAACATCAACCCCCGCATCCCCACCGACACCGCGACCCTGGTGCGGGCCAACTCGGCCACCCAACTGGTCGCCGGGCTGATGCTGGCGACCGGCAGGTTCACCCGGCCGGCCGCGCTCGTCCTCGCCGCCACCCTGGTGCCGACCACCGCCGCCGGCCATCCCTTCTGGAACACCGACGACCCGGCGGCACGGAACAACAACCAGATCCACTTCCTGAAGAACCTCGGGCTCTTCGGCGGCCTTCTCCTCGCCGCCGCCGACACCGAGGGCAAGCCGGGGCTCCGCTGGCGCACCGGCCACCGGATCGACCACTCGCGCCGCTCGGTGAAGCGCGCGGTCCGTACCGCCCGCCGGGAGGCGAAGATCGCCGTACGCTCGGCGGCCACCGCCCGCCGGATTCCCGGCTGA
- a CDS encoding GNAT family N-acetyltransferase, with amino-acid sequence MTTLRLRPEDPADEEPVARVLAAAFARPDVATPPEVELVEDLRRSDAWIPELAMVAEYGGEVVGYALLTRVQVRTDGGAWPALALGPVAVAPHRQRIGHGAAAVQAALDAATELGERLVVVLGDPGYYRRFGFGRADRLGLTSPWSGLGEPWQALVLPPSTSDEPPPPTGEVVFPPPWSKV; translated from the coding sequence GTGACGACCCTGCGACTCCGACCCGAGGACCCGGCGGACGAGGAGCCGGTCGCCCGGGTGCTGGCCGCCGCGTTCGCCCGCCCCGACGTGGCCACCCCGCCCGAGGTGGAGCTGGTCGAGGACCTGCGGCGCAGCGACGCCTGGATACCGGAGCTGGCCATGGTCGCCGAGTACGGCGGCGAGGTGGTGGGCTACGCCCTGCTCACCCGGGTGCAGGTGCGCACCGACGGTGGCGCCTGGCCGGCGCTGGCGCTCGGCCCGGTGGCGGTCGCCCCGCACCGGCAGCGGATCGGGCACGGCGCGGCGGCGGTGCAGGCCGCTCTCGACGCCGCGACCGAGCTGGGCGAGCGGCTGGTGGTGGTGCTGGGCGACCCGGGGTACTACCGTCGGTTCGGGTTCGGCCGCGCGGACCGGCTGGGGCTGACCAGCCCGTGGTCGGGGCTGGGTGAGCCGTGGCAGGCGCTCGTGCTGCCGCCGTCCACCAGCGACGAGCCGCCACCGCCGACCGGCGAGGTGGTCTTCCCGCCGCCCTGGTCGAAGGTCTGA